From the genome of Medicago truncatula cultivar Jemalong A17 chromosome 2, MtrunA17r5.0-ANR, whole genome shotgun sequence:
ATTTCCGTAAAGATAGAGggcaaaattttcattttttttaggcttaaatatgtgtCCAGTCCCTGCAAATAGGCCTCAGTtgaattttagtccctgtacttactaatcctcccaatttgcccctgcaaatattaatcacttaaaatttGGTCCTAATTAAGAAATCTTGAGTACGTGGCAGGTGATTAGCGACGTGGCGCTGATGTGGCATGTAGTGACTGGAATGTGTCAGGCTGACTCAGATTTTAGGAGGCGAACTTCCCATTTTGCCCTTAATGAATCCTGAGAACGGGAAAAGACCATTTTGCCCCTGTCTTCCCACTTAAATCTtccctctcttcttcttcttcttcttctttcacggcttcttcttctttcttcttcctccattttcacaaaaaccctaatttcaccAACCTATTGTTGTTCGAATTTCTCACCAAATCCTTTTGCAATAATCAATTCGTCACCTCTAAATCCGCTTTGCTTTGTTTTTACCTCCAAAAAATGTCGTCAACTGCAACTTCCACCCAAGACTCTTACTCAATGGGCTGGGTAACTTGTTATCGTAAAGACCCACCTGAAGAGATGCAGACCTCGCGTGGAATGCTTCCTGTGTGCTACTGTCATTAACCTATGGTGATCTACATTGCAAATACTGTAGAGAATCAGGGGCGTAGGTTTTGGAAGTGTCGCAATTGGCAGGTTAGTGTGTTCATAATGCTTATTATGTAGTTTTTGTAGAATGAAAATTAATGGGTTGTTGGAATGTTGTTCATGATGCACAGAAAGCAAGGAAATGTAACTTGTTGATTTGGGATGATGAACTTGGTCCTTCTACGAGACCTTTTGTTACAGTGTCAGCTACTCCATCAAATGCATCAATTGAGCAGCCAAGAAAAGAGTCGTCGAAAGCGGTGGTCGAAGAAGTTAAGCAGGGAATGTCAAATGTGGAGACTAGATCAGAGAAGTGTAACTGTGCAGAGACTTTGCAGGGAATGTGGGacgggaagaaagaaaaaatgaagatgaaattggtgcaacaaaagaagaaatttgacTGGTTGAAGTTGTTTGTTATAGTTAGCTGGGTGTTCTTTGTGGTATGTTATGCAAAGAAGTAGTGAGTTAAGTGGAGAAGTTGGAATAGGATTAGTAATGTGTTTGTGGTAATGTAATGTGTTTGGGATTTAGAAAAcaatgtgtttgtgtttgtgatgTTTATGTAATGTGTATGTGTTTATTTGAACTTGTAATGTGATAATGTGTAATATGTTGGTTTGGTTTAATGAAATGtgatcttatgaattaaatttgtttgtgaTTGAACCTGTTGACATACATACATCATATGGAATTAGGAAAGCATAAATATTTTACATCAATAATAGATGATGTCAACATAGAAGTTGTTCATAACTTGTGCATAAACAAGAATTACAACCAAAATACTTAACTAGAAGACTTAAAGGGTGTAACCCATAATCTGTCAACATTACTTGGACTTAGCCAAGAATTACAACCAAAATACTTGACCACAAAATACTTAACCACATAATACTTAACCAAAATGCTAGGCAGAATTCCATTCAAGTTGCATACACAGTTAAaaccaacaaattaaaacacattaaacatattttatgGTGTCAACTTTTCTAAGGAGGCCTAAATATGATCCAAGCTTTGCCTCTGGGACAACTTTGACAGGGGGATCAGTCTCCTTCTGAGCATCAGCATTACAATCTTCAACTATATGAATTGGGTCATCCATATTCTTTCCTGGTCCCTTCTTGTTAGCATTAGTTCTCCAAACATTCCTACCACTTCTCCTCACTTTACCTAAGCCATGCTTCTTACCTTCTGACTTTGATTGTCTTGGTGCTTGTGTTGGTGCAACAGATGGTTTGGGTGGAACAGATTTTAGGACAGGTTCACAAATAGTTTTCACAATGGTATATGGTTTAACAAATGTTTTTGAGTGTGTTGATGTGTTTACTGTTGTACTCACATCAACAGATGGTTTCACAGTTGTTTGAGATGTGTCAGTAGTCTTAACATTGGTGTAGACCTTTGCAGTAGGCTTAACAATGTTAACTGTGTTTGGGTGAGCTTGTACAGATGTGTTGACTTTTGCAGATGGTGCTACAATTGTTTTTGAGCTCCTACCAGTGTGAACTGTGGTGTGTATTGATGCAGTTGGTTCAATGAcagtttgtgtttgtgttggtGCAAGTGGGTTTGTTCTCATAAATGCAACAGGTGGTTTGGGTGGTTGTTTTGGAGGGTTTACCTATTTTGATGGGTTGCATTTAGGAAGTCCCTTAACAAGTCTTCTCTTCTTCTTGACTGGTTCAACTTTCTCACCCATCATAGTACTTATAGATCCCTGACTACTTTCAACTTGAGTTTCCTGAGATACTTGTGCTTGCCTTTGAGAAACTTATGCTTGACCAACTTCAACTTCTGCTTCACCTTGACTGACAACTTCACATTGAACCTGGCTTGTGCCCTCTGCTTGCCCATAACTTTGTACTGATTGCCCTTCATTCTCCTCTTGCCTTGTTGTTGGTTTAGGTGCTTTCCTCTGTCATTTAACATTAAACATAGTATGAATTAGTAAACAGTTAGAAGATAatgaatataattattgttaaaaGTTGAATCTAATGAACAAAGTTATATGGTACCTTCCTCTTTTGTGCTTCAGGGTCAACTGTTTGACTCTTGCATCCTCTTGCATTGTGCCCAAATTTGTTACAAGTTATGCATCTGTAGCTTGTGTTTGCTCTGCTATACTTGCCTTGTGTTTGACTAGCCTCACCAGGCTCCCTCCTCCTAAGCTTCTTTGGTCTCCCAGGCCCTTTTTTATAAGTTGGTGGAAGCATCTCCTCACATTCCACCTCAGGCCACATATCTTGTCCATTAATGGCACTCACATTATGGTTGTTACATGCTTCATATGTCTTTCTAGAATAACACTCATGGACATAGTCTTCTGGCCTTCCATCTCTCTTACCTATGGCTGCAACTGCATGCCTACAAGGTATACCTACCAACTCCCAAAAATTACAACTACATGTCCTATTTGCAGTGTTTACAGTAAACCTATGTCCACCACCCACCATTTCAACCTCAAACTCATCACCTATTCCCCAAGTTGCTATCCAGTTTCCAGATCTTTGAATCTCAGTGTTCAATCTTTTCCTTGGCATAGGCATGATATCACCTTGCCAGTTACTTAACTTATTCCTAAGTTTTGACATCCTATTCATGAGGTATGTTCTAATCCACTCTGCCATTGTGAGGATTGGCTTATCTCTAGCTAATAATATAGTAGCATTAAAAGCCTCTGAAATGTTATTCATTAATACATCACACTTAGGATAATATGAAAATGCATGCTTACACCATAATTTAGGATCATGTCCCACTAGCCACTCCCATGCTTTCACATCCACCTTTTTCAGCTCTTCCATCTTAACATTCCAAGCTGTGCAGTAAAATACAAACATATACAGATTCAGTCAATCCCCTTATTAGTAAAACTCAAATAATGCAGTAAAACTTAGGATAATATCAGTTAAGCTTTTACCTTGTCTATATGTAGCCTTTGCTGCACCCATCATCAAATCCCTTATCAATGTTCCTCCTCCaaattttttcttgaaattgGCATATAGATGCCTAAGACAGTACCTATGTTCAATTCTATCAGACCATTCATCAAACACACTCATCAATCCCTGAATCATACAAACAAATTAAGATAAgttaatcataaataaataaataaaacacagCTCCAAATTAAGTTAAGTTAATCATAATTACCTTTTGTTGATCTGAAATAAACACCCATCTTTTGTTTCCAATATCTTCAAGCAGTAAAGTTAAAAACCACCTCCACGTCTCTTTGGTTTCATTCTCAACAACTCCAAATGCTAATGGGAAATATTGGTCATTTGCATCTCTTCCAACAGCAACTAATAATATACATCCAAACTTAGTTTTCAAGTGACACCCATCCACTCCAATAAATGGCCTACAGCCAGCCAAAAAACCTTGCTTgcaaccataaaaaaaaaagtaaaacttgCTAAATCTTGGTTGATTTGTTATCAAGGTTCTCTCAACATTAAGCTTGAGATTATTCCCATTACACACCCTCTTTAACTCAGTTGCATACCTCCACAGTAAACTGTATTGTTTCTTTGCATCACCATCTAATATTTCAGTGGCCCTCTTCCTTGCACTCCAAGCTGTATGAAATGATACCCCAACAGAATACTGTCTCCTCAGATCTTTCATGATATCTTTGACCTTTTGTTCACCACTACCCCTCATTTTTTCCACAACAATATTGGTTAACCAATTTGCATTGGCATTAGAGTTATCTAGTGACCTACCACATGTGTGGTCCACACCCaatgtctttattttatatgtatggCTGTTAGCCACTTTGCTGCAGTGGGCCACATACTTGCACCCCTTGTGCTTATCCTTACACTCTACCCTACACCTTTCCTTGTCATTTTTCACAAACTTAATTTGATATCCATTTAATACATTCCACTCCCTCATGGCCATTCTGAACTCTGCAATTGACTTAAAGTCCATACCAACTTTGAATTTAAAGGCTGGTGTTAGTTGGCTCATCTTAAACACATCTACTCTTGGTCCCCTTTCAGATTCTGACTCATCAGGGTCATCTGAATAAAGCTCATCACTTTCATACTCTCTCTCCCACTCAGGATCATTATCATCTTCTTGTCTGTCAACCATTGATATTTCCTTGATTTTTGGACCTTTTTGAACCATTGGTTTCACATCCATTGTAGTTATATCATCTGGTTCAAACCCATCATCACCCCCCAATGCTCTATCATGCTCACTATCATCAAAATATTCACCATCTGACTCATCTTCACTGCTCCCTGACTTCTCATCATCAGAACACACCAACACACCTTTTCCTTTCTTATCTACCTTTTCCTTCTCTACTCCATCTCCATTTACATCAACCTGAGAACTTTGTCCAACTTCCCTATTAATAACAGTAACACAGCTTGGAACATCCACCAACATACTAACTTCATCAACATCATGTTCTACAAACAAGTTAACTGGCTTGTTTACATTCAAAGCATATTCCTTCATCTCACTAACATCAGCATCTACCTTAACAACCCTAAAGTTTACTTCGTAATGAGGCATCCACCATAATCTATATGTACCATTTTTAATACTCAAATCTTCTTCTACATACCCActtaattcaaaaaaactaaacttatCAGGGTCTAAACCTTCAAACCTTTTTACCTCCCCTCCTGTATAACTTATCAACCAGTCCCTACTAAAACAACCTCCATAATGACAATCAACAGAAATAGTACCCATACCTGTACAAAAAATTGCGAAAACAAcatttagggttttgaaaatGCGTTAAACGGAACAGggtttttaacataaatatacaTGTTCAACATTTTGGGTTTTGTATGCATAAATGGAGCAGGGTTTCCAACAAATCAAACACGATTTCATCATTTTTTAcggtttttatttcaaaaatttagtttttaacaCAAGCTTCAACCTTTAGGGTTTAGAAATTCCAGaaataaaacacaaacacaCCTGCGATAAGCTTCCAACACCAGCGAAATCGTTTGCACCGCAACTCCTCGCGAAATTGTTTTCACCACCGTAGCGCGAATTCGTTTTCTCCAATCAACTTCGTTTTCTCCAATCAACTTCGTTTGTGACCTTCTGATTCTTTGGTTTTCCTGGGTTTGTAAATCGTAACCCTAATTTTGCTAATTTTCCCCCCAAACCGTGTTTCAGATACAAATGAGAGGGAAGTGGGAAGACAGGGGCAAAATGGTCTTTTCCCGTTCTCAGGATTCATTAAGGGCAAAATGGGAAGTTCGCCTCCTAAAATCTGAGTCAGCCTGACACATTCCAGCCACTACACGCCACATCAGCGCCACGTCGCTAATCACCTGCCACGTACTCAAGATTTCTTAATTAGGACCaaattttaagtgattaatatttgcaggggcaaattgggaggattagtaagtacagggactaaaattcaACTGAGGCCTATTTGCAGGGACTGGacacatatttaagccttttttttaatagagggCCAAActcgcaacattttaaaacttaggaggcgaaaagtgcactttaaccATACTTTTTTTCGTGTTAACGATTCGATTCTTAAGGAAATGAGACCCTAATAATTTTTAGTTTGGCCGAAAAGTAAGTGAAGTCTCAAACTCGGGATTTTTGAATCATTCTTCTTAAGAGGGGGCTTCTTACCCGCTTTAGTTCAATTACCTGGTTAATAAACACTTTTATTTTGAGAGAGAGATATACACAatgacaatattattattattttataaatactaGCGTCCATACGTGCACTGACGTGCCCGTCTGTACGTTTTTTCAACTGCACTAACACATGTATCTAAACATAAATGATAGGTTGAAAAAGAAAACGTTACTTTTGAATAGTAGTTATTCTATGAataaagagatataaatagataGTAAGAGAGTAAGTGAGGAttagaaattatttattaatacaAATAGTTGTAAACATAAGATTATTGACATATCTCTCACTTAACACACTTCATAATATCTAAGATGttcacaataaaatataaatataaatgaaactTAAGAAAATTTGTTACATAATCACTTCATTAAACTGTATTTCAGAACATGTATATTTACCTTTAGAGCTTTCTCCCACTCCTTAGGGTTTCTTATTCTCTACTCTATGGTTGAGATTGGAATGAGTTTAGGGGTTGAACTTGAGTAAAGTATACTTGAGTAACACAAAGCAAATATCAAATAAGTCGAAAGGTACAATGCACAAAAAAATTGGGTCTTTATTTATAGTTATATATggaaaaaaataccaaaaccaaattattttctttgaaatcaaaatataagACATGTTCATCATATCTATTTACTTTCTCCAAAAGAAATGGagagaataaaattaattgtagaaacagaataagaaaatattttaacttaaattagtaaacatataaaattatttaaaagaatcattttaTATAATGTATAAGAGGCAAGGGTCTCCTCTTGTATAATGTcttgtttataatatattattgaatgaGGTATtgtgtatttcattttttattttatttaaggtaTTAAGTAAGTACTGAATCAATAACCCTGTCAATCTTTAGATAGGAAATTGGTTCAACTaattatgaaattgaaaatggGATGTCTATCAATTGGCTTCACCTTGTCATTCTCCAAGTAAGGTCTCATTTTGTCTAAATTTATGTTTGGTATCATGGtgggttgtcaaaatatcacttGTTAGAATCATGGGTTAAACCAATAACAAAGGCTTTGTTGAACATTTAACAAAGTTCTTTAAAAGTAGATATTAAACCTAAAAGATCGCAAGTGACACTTATGAAGGTACAATTCTCACAATTTTACACCTTTATTTTCAAGTCTTGACTTCCTACATAGAATATATTTTCAGCATTAAGTTCTACATAGCAACTGATACTCCTTTGACACTATTAAAAACATCCATGCCATACATTCTATTGAGATCATCCTCACACAGATATATAACATCTtattttcatgatttgttaACATAAAATAAACCCACAATACATATGCATATAACACAAACAGATGCTGAGTAAACTTTGATACcaggaaaaaa
Proteins encoded in this window:
- the LOC120578159 gene encoding uncharacterized protein: MVIYIANTVENQGRRFWKCRNWQKARKCNLLIWDDELGPSTRPFVTVSATPSNASIEQPRKESSKAVVEEVKQGMSNVETRSEKCNCAETLQGMWDGKKEKMKMKLVQQKKKFDWLKLFVIVSWVFFVVCYAKK
- the LOC112419129 gene encoding uncharacterized protein translates to MRTNPLAPTQTQTVIEPTASIHTTVHTGRSSKTIVAPSAKVNTSVQAHPNTVNIVKPTAKVYTNVKTTDTSQTTVKPSVDVSTTVNTSTHSKTFVKPYTIVKTICEPVLKSVPPKPSVAPTQAPRQSKSEGKKHGLGKVRRSGRNVWRTNANKKGPGKNMDDPIHIVEDCNADAQKETDPPVKVVPEAKLGSYLGLLRKVDTIKYV
- the LOC112419348 gene encoding uncharacterized protein, whose amino-acid sequence is MGTISVDCHYGGCFSRDWLISYTGGEVKRFEGLDPDKFSFFELSGYVEEDLSIKNGTYRLWWMPHYEVNFRVVKVDADVSEMKEYALNVNKPVNLFVEHDVDEVSMLVDVPSCVTVINREVGQSSQVDVNGDGVEKEKVDKKGKGVLVCSDDEKSGSSEDESDGEYFDDSEHDRALGGDDGFEPDDITTMDVKPMVQKGPKIKEISMVDRQEDDNDPEWEREYESDELYSDDPDESESERGPRVDVFKMSQLTPAFKFKVGMDFKSIAEFRMAMREWNVLNGYQIKFVKNDKERCRVECKDKHKGCKYVAHCSKVANSHTYKIKTLGVDHTCGRSLDNSNANANWLTNIVVEKMRGSGEQKVKDIMKDLRRQYSVGVSFHTAWSARKRATEILDGDAKKQYSLLWRYATELKRVCNGNNLKLNVERTLITNQPRFSKFYFFFYGCKQGFLAGCRPFIGVDGCHLKTKFGCILLVAVGRDANDQYFPLAFGVVENETKETWRWFLTLLLEDIGNKRWVFISDQQKGLMSVFDEWSDRIEHRYCLRHLYANFKKKFGGGTLIRDLMMGAAKATYRQAWNVKMEELKKVDVKAWEWLVGHDPKLWCKHAFSYYPKCDVLMNNISEAFNATILLARDKPILTMAEWIRTYLMNRMSKLRNKLSNWQGDIMPMPRKRLNTEIQRSGNWIATWGIGDEFEVEMVGGGHRFTVNTANRTCSCNFWELVGIPCRHAVAAIGKRDGRPEDYVHECYSRKTYEACNNHNVSAINGQDMWPEVECEEMLPPTYKKGPGRPKKLRRREPGEASQTQGKYSRANTSYRCITCNKFGHNARGCKSQTVDPEAQKRKRKAPKPTTRQEENEGQSVQSYGQAEGTSQVQCEVVSQGEAEVEVGQA